One Psychrosphaera aestuarii DNA window includes the following coding sequences:
- a CDS encoding aminotransferase class V-fold PLP-dependent enzyme — MKSIVGRYGLFPFLERFSATSCWSDAQQTLRHRQAEHQTMIEQVNQNNVTIKPVPWCFEAGTPAMESVIGLGAAARFLLDIGMENVHQHVHGLTIQLRQALNELYPEMLLETRMLLDLSP, encoded by the coding sequence ATGAAATCGATAGTCGGTCGATACGGGCTATTCCCGTTTTTAGAACGCTTTTCGGCTACATCATGCTGGTCTGATGCGCAACAAACCTTACGTCATCGTCAAGCTGAGCATCAGACAATGATTGAACAGGTAAATCAAAATAATGTAACTATTAAGCCGGTACCATGGTGTTTTGAGGCTGGAACTCCGGCCATGGAAAGTGTGATTGGTTTAGGAGCTGCTGCAAGATTTTTGTTAGATATTGGTATGGAAAATGTCCATCAACACGTTCATGGTCTTACCATACAATTAAGACAAGCGCTAAATGAACTCTACCCGGAAATGTTACTGGAGACTCGGATGCTCCTGGACCTGTCACCTTAG
- the thiI gene encoding tRNA uracil 4-sulfurtransferase ThiI produces the protein MMKLIVKYHPEINIKSRSVRKRFYKLLESNLRIILKKVHPKAHIISRWTDILVDAPHATPEEREQLLDLIVKIPGVDQFNEVVEYPFVDFDQAFKDVARHWQDELIGKSFCVRIKRTGKHDFTSSELERYIGGGLNQAVETARVQLKKPEVTVKAELREDVFHVIKANHKGLGGMPLPSQEDVLALMSGGFDSGVAAYHLIRRGARTHFCFFNLGGKEHEIGVKQASHQIWKAFSSSHKTRFVSVNFEPVVAEILTKIDNGLMGVVLKRMMMRAAAQVAEKLNIKALVTGESLGQVSSQTLTNLNVIDRVTEMLILRPLIHIDKSEIIDTARKIGSHDLAAAMPEYCGVISKKPTTRAVLSEIESAEDNFDFSILDKAIAEASLMDVRDIETESHEEVTEVEQVTELSENSIVIDIRSPEEEEDSPLVIEGIDVITMPFFRIATQFGDLDQSKSYYLYCDRGVMSRLQALLLHEHGYTDVKVYRKR, from the coding sequence ATTATGAAGTTAATTGTTAAATACCACCCAGAAATAAATATAAAAAGCCGCTCGGTTCGCAAACGGTTTTATAAACTACTTGAATCTAATTTACGCATTATTTTGAAAAAGGTTCACCCTAAAGCTCATATTATTTCTCGCTGGACAGATATTTTAGTTGATGCGCCTCACGCCACTCCTGAAGAACGCGAACAATTACTTGATCTTATTGTAAAAATTCCTGGTGTTGATCAATTTAATGAAGTGGTTGAATATCCGTTTGTGGATTTTGATCAGGCATTTAAAGATGTTGCGCGTCATTGGCAAGACGAACTTATCGGCAAATCATTTTGTGTCCGAATCAAACGAACGGGTAAACATGATTTTACGTCGTCTGAATTAGAGCGTTATATTGGTGGCGGTCTAAACCAAGCGGTAGAAACGGCTCGAGTTCAATTAAAAAAGCCTGAAGTGACGGTCAAAGCCGAGCTTCGAGAAGATGTGTTTCACGTCATAAAAGCAAATCACAAGGGTTTAGGTGGGATGCCGTTGCCAAGCCAAGAAGATGTTTTGGCGTTAATGTCAGGTGGCTTTGATTCTGGAGTAGCGGCGTATCATCTAATTCGACGCGGTGCTAGAACACATTTTTGTTTCTTTAACCTAGGCGGTAAAGAACATGAAATAGGCGTAAAACAGGCATCTCATCAAATATGGAAAGCATTCAGTAGTTCTCATAAAACACGTTTTGTTTCGGTTAACTTTGAGCCTGTAGTAGCAGAAATTCTAACTAAAATAGACAATGGCTTAATGGGTGTTGTTTTAAAACGAATGATGATGCGTGCGGCAGCGCAAGTTGCAGAAAAGTTAAATATTAAAGCGTTAGTAACAGGTGAAAGTTTAGGTCAAGTATCGTCTCAAACCCTAACAAACTTAAATGTGATCGACCGTGTAACGGAAATGCTTATATTGCGCCCGTTAATTCATATAGATAAGTCAGAAATTATCGACACGGCTCGTAAAATAGGTAGCCACGACCTAGCTGCTGCTATGCCGGAGTATTGTGGCGTAATCTCTAAAAAACCAACAACACGCGCTGTACTTAGTGAGATTGAATCCGCTGAAGATAATTTTGATTTCAGTATATTAGACAAGGCAATTGCAGAAGCGTCTCTGATGGATGTCCGCGACATTGAAACAGAGTCTCATGAGGAAGTAACAGAGGTAGAGCAAGTTACTGAGCTTTCAGAAAACTCAATCGTGATCGATATTAGAAGCCCTGAAGAGGAAGAAGATTCGCCTCTTGTAATAGAGGGGATTGATGTTATTACGATGCCATTTTTCAGAATAGCAACCCAGTTTGGTGACTTGGATCAGTCTAAGTCGTATTACTTGTATTGTGATAGAGGCGTAATGAGTCGATTACAGGCGCTACTACTGCATGAACATGGCTACACCGATGTTAAGGTTTATCGTAAGCGATAA
- a CDS encoding flagellar motor protein MotB yields MSEEECPKCPPEGLPGWMGTFADLMSLLMCFFVLLLSFAEMDVLKFKQIAGSMKFAFGVQNKIEVKDIPKGTSVIAQEFRPGRPEPTPIEIIQQQTIEITQQVLEFEEGEDESAGGRQEQTAEMRGGMSSATAEAESESSAEAAAEQEEVNELLKKIAQQMQQEIIDGAIELESLGQQIIIRIRENGSFPSGSAYLQDQFKPIIQKVGRVLNDVPGEITVSGHTDDINVTNELFFNNWDLSSQRAVAVATEMIKVPGFDKNRVIVVGHADTRPLLPNTSAANRRINRRVEVSIMQGKAKESEQINITNQ; encoded by the coding sequence ATGTCTGAAGAAGAGTGCCCAAAATGCCCCCCGGAAGGGCTGCCCGGCTGGATGGGAACATTCGCTGATTTAATGTCACTATTGATGTGCTTCTTTGTTTTGCTTCTGTCGTTTGCTGAAATGGACGTGTTAAAGTTTAAACAAATTGCAGGCTCGATGAAGTTTGCATTTGGCGTACAAAACAAAATTGAAGTAAAAGATATTCCAAAAGGAACATCTGTGATTGCACAGGAGTTTCGCCCGGGCCGACCAGAACCAACTCCTATCGAGATTATTCAACAACAAACGATAGAAATTACACAGCAAGTATTAGAGTTTGAAGAGGGTGAAGATGAATCGGCCGGCGGTCGTCAAGAGCAAACCGCTGAAATGCGAGGTGGTATGAGTTCAGCTACGGCTGAAGCTGAATCAGAGTCGTCTGCTGAAGCGGCTGCAGAGCAAGAAGAAGTGAATGAGCTTCTTAAAAAAATAGCGCAACAAATGCAGCAAGAAATAATTGATGGTGCTATCGAATTAGAATCGCTAGGACAACAAATTATTATCAGAATAAGAGAAAATGGCTCGTTCCCATCCGGATCTGCATATTTGCAGGACCAGTTTAAACCAATTATTCAAAAGGTTGGTCGAGTTTTAAATGATGTTCCCGGCGAGATTACAGTATCGGGTCATACCGATGACATCAATGTTACCAACGAGTTGTTTTTTAACAACTGGGATTTATCCTCACAGCGTGCAGTTGCTGTGGCCACCGAAATGATTAAAGTGCCTGGTTTTGATAAAAACCGAGTCATAGTAGTCGGTCATGCAGACACTAGGCCATTATTACCAAATACATCTGCCGCTAATAGACGTATCAATCGTCGAGTCGAGGTGTCTATCATGCAAGGTAAAGCCAAAGAGTCTGAGCAGATTAATATTACAAATCAGTAG